In Monomorium pharaonis isolate MP-MQ-018 chromosome 3, ASM1337386v2, whole genome shotgun sequence, a genomic segment contains:
- the LOC105831811 gene encoding methyltransferase-like protein 22 isoform X1, protein MTKMINTAARKTCTKITSKKRRDDCPRKTRSKAAMHKVTSEIYTENNHISEKLGSGNAVTKFAFKCPSYMIEAQSTTQTLNYDSDDDVDIDRDREGVIVIEHSLSTELNLVGLQVWRAALLLADYILSHPDLFRNKIILELGSGVGLTSIVASYLAKEVICTDINVGGILKLIERNFLRNRTYIRSSYHIEEVNFLKLEWSKTLEEKLQSADVVLAADVIYDDKITDGFVRTLTKLLYTKKKKIIYIALEKRYVFTITDLDTTAPMYEEFLRCVEKYKINWSADYINIDFPHYFKYDRVKHLVLMKIQNNTRPVMYA, encoded by the exons ATGACAAAAATGATAAACACTGCTGCGAGGAAGACTTGTACGAAGATCACGTCGAAGAAACGGCGCGACGATTGTCCACGTAAAACACGATCCAAG GCGGCGATGCATAAGGTAACGTCAGagatatatacagaaaataatcATATCTCAGAGAAACTTGGCAGTGGCA ATGCGGTAACTAAATTTGCTTTTAAATGTCCATCTTACATGATTGAAGCACAATCTACAACTCAGACACTAAATTATGACAGCGATGATGATGTGGATATAGATCGAGACAGAGAAGGAGTAATTGTTATAG AACATAGCCTATCTACGGAACTCAATTTAGTCGGTTTGCAAGTGTGGAGAGCTGCTCTCTTGTTAGCAGACTACATCCTGTCACATCCAGACctgtttagaaataaaataattctagaaCTAGGATCTGGTGTTGGTCTGACCAGCATCGTAGCGAGTTACTTAGCTAAAGAGGTCATTTGCACCG ACATCAACGTTGGTGGCATATTGAAACTAATCGAACGGAATTTTTTGAGGAATCGTACCTATATTAGATCCAGTTATCACATCGAGGAAGTGAATTTTCTCAAATTGGAATGGTCGAAAACGTTGGAGGAAAAATTACAAAGCGCAGATGTTGTATTGGCCGCGGATG TGATCTATGACGACAAAATTACGGATGGATTTGTCCGCACATTGACAAAACTTTTGtacacaaaaaagaaaaaaatcatttacatAGCTCTCGAGAAAAGATATGTCTTTACTATCACCGACTTGGACACCACTGCTCCAATGTATGAAGAATTTTTACGTTGcgttgaaaaatacaaaataaattggtctgcagattatataaatatagattttccACATTACTTTAAATACGATAGAGTTAAACATTTAGTTTTAATGAAGATACAAAACAATACGAGACCCGTTATGTATGCATAG
- the LOC105831811 gene encoding methyltransferase-like protein 22 isoform X2, translating into MHKVTSEIYTENNHISEKLGSGNAVTKFAFKCPSYMIEAQSTTQTLNYDSDDDVDIDRDREGVIVIEHSLSTELNLVGLQVWRAALLLADYILSHPDLFRNKIILELGSGVGLTSIVASYLAKEVICTDINVGGILKLIERNFLRNRTYIRSSYHIEEVNFLKLEWSKTLEEKLQSADVVLAADVIYDDKITDGFVRTLTKLLYTKKKKIIYIALEKRYVFTITDLDTTAPMYEEFLRCVEKYKINWSADYINIDFPHYFKYDRVKHLVLMKIQNNTRPVMYA; encoded by the exons ATGCATAAGGTAACGTCAGagatatatacagaaaataatcATATCTCAGAGAAACTTGGCAGTGGCA ATGCGGTAACTAAATTTGCTTTTAAATGTCCATCTTACATGATTGAAGCACAATCTACAACTCAGACACTAAATTATGACAGCGATGATGATGTGGATATAGATCGAGACAGAGAAGGAGTAATTGTTATAG AACATAGCCTATCTACGGAACTCAATTTAGTCGGTTTGCAAGTGTGGAGAGCTGCTCTCTTGTTAGCAGACTACATCCTGTCACATCCAGACctgtttagaaataaaataattctagaaCTAGGATCTGGTGTTGGTCTGACCAGCATCGTAGCGAGTTACTTAGCTAAAGAGGTCATTTGCACCG ACATCAACGTTGGTGGCATATTGAAACTAATCGAACGGAATTTTTTGAGGAATCGTACCTATATTAGATCCAGTTATCACATCGAGGAAGTGAATTTTCTCAAATTGGAATGGTCGAAAACGTTGGAGGAAAAATTACAAAGCGCAGATGTTGTATTGGCCGCGGATG TGATCTATGACGACAAAATTACGGATGGATTTGTCCGCACATTGACAAAACTTTTGtacacaaaaaagaaaaaaatcatttacatAGCTCTCGAGAAAAGATATGTCTTTACTATCACCGACTTGGACACCACTGCTCCAATGTATGAAGAATTTTTACGTTGcgttgaaaaatacaaaataaattggtctgcagattatataaatatagattttccACATTACTTTAAATACGATAGAGTTAAACATTTAGTTTTAATGAAGATACAAAACAATACGAGACCCGTTATGTATGCATAG
- the LOC105831809 gene encoding polycomb protein suz12-B isoform X3 has translation MPPKKREKDLDGQKGPRMDQIQADHELFLQAFEKPTQIYRFLRTRNQISPIFLYRNLTYMRQRMSRSHKSRRGFKVDTILDKLIAKKKHEQNLGVRGYMTLTFLGFYDKRGCDNIVAQVSQDPVKVETLLLKICHKKRKDVSSPIMQVSVGTSEVPINPSESQPPPKAPTISIPNESFSLNNGHIAKTYMLLLRVYCMSNNGCLITNCDLEEPAQKRRKSTTGTLKINGEEVKQYGSELTVYDKHNRCLLTDGEYELGLQEMQTNVRSSPKKHSSWETVADIKDCEPFDMFRQGPTLKFRLSWTMEPSNGLVDRPIPIPPIPNGDNKENRSANAGFERSSVNHNNNSTNNNNNATLPTPSPLTPSSRMSISNEKVDANANGTQQIVYQFLYNNNSRQQTEACEDLHCPWCSLDCGKLYSLLKHLKLCHSRFTFTYVPIPQGARIDVAINECYDGPTRRTSVTNILVCRPKRTKPSLSEFLELDENEFESQRPYITGHNRLYHHTVTCLPIYPKEMDIDSEGENDPKWLQTKTMMMIDDFTDVNEGEKELMKMWNLHVMKYGYVGDCQIPLACQMFLENKGKELLMKNLYRNFVLHMCSLFDFGLISPVILYQTIQKLQEIMKEGGEDGDVRKVLQKSHEAQVEHWRVTGAQSMHDASKTNSITASAKINFNDGSSSSSNARRKMTSASMPLGSPNSQNVKNTMHNNMHNVST, from the exons ATGCCGCCGAAGAAGCGAGAGAAGGATCTCGACGGGCAGAAGGGACCTCGTATGGATCAAATCCAGGCCGACCACGAACTCTTTCTGCAGGCCTTCGAAA aacCAACGCAGATTTACCGATTCCTCCGCACAAGAAATCAAATTTCA ccAATATTTCTGTATAGAAACTTAACATATATGCGACAACGTATGTCCAGAAGTCACAAATCACGACGAGGTTTTAAAGTGGATACCATTTTGGATAAATTAATAGCAAAAAAGAAGCACGAACAGAATCTCGGTGTCCGCGGATACATGACTCTTACGTTCTTAGGATTTTACGACAAAAGAg GTTGTGATAATATTGTAGCTCAAGTATCGCAGGACCCTGTCAAAGTAGAAACATTGTTATTGAAAATCTGCcacaagaaaagaaaagacgTTAGCTCGCCTATCATGCAA GTGTCAGTTGGTACGAGCGAGGTCCCGATCAATCCTTCCGAGAGTCAGCCTCCGCCAAAAGCACCCACAATTTCCATACCCAATGAATCTTTCAGCTTAAATAATGGTCATATAGCGAAGACTTATATGCTTTTGCTCAGGGTTTACTGCATGTCTAACAATGGCTGCCTTATAACTAACTGTGATTTAGAAG AACCAGCTCAAAAACGTCGTAAATCAACCACGGGCACATTAAAGATTAATGGCGAAGAAGTGAAACAGTACGGCTCGGAGCTTACCGTGTATGACAAGCACAATCGATGCCTGTTGACTGACGGCGAGTATGAATTAGGTTTGCAGGAAATGCAGACCAATGTTAGGTCTAGCCCTAAGAAGCACAGCTCATGGGAAACTGTGGCCGACATCAAAGACTGCGAACCGTTCGACATGTTTAGACAAGGACCGACGTTAAAATTCCGGCTTAGTTGGACGATGGAACCAAGCAACGGTCTGGTGGATAGACCAATACCGATACCTCCGATACCGAACGGTGACAATAAAGAGAATCGATCGGCCAATG CTGGTTTTGAACGTTCTTCCGTAAATCACAATAATAATagcacaaataataataataacgcaaCACTGCCAACGCCTAGTCCGCTAACGCCCTCGTCGAGAATGAGCATCTCCAACGAGAAAGTGGACGCTAACGCTAACGGAACACAGCAAATAGTCTAtcaatttttgtacaataataacAGCCGGCAACAGACAGAGGCCTGCGAAGACCTACACTGCCCCTGGTGCTCGTTGGACTGTGGCAAACTGTACTCGCTTTTAAAGCATTTGAAGTTGTGTCATTCGCGATTCACATTCACATACGTG CCAATTCCACAAGGTGCCCGAATTGACGTAGCAATAAATGAATGCTATGATG GACCAACAAGACGTACTAGTGTGACGAATATTCTGGTTTGCCGTCCGAAGAGAACAAAGCCAAGCCTGTCTGAGTTTCTTGAACTCGACGAGAATGAGTTTGAAAGTCAGAGGCCTTACATCACCGGCCACAACAG ACTGTATCATCATACTGTGACCTGTCTGCCTATATATCCCAAAGAGATGGATATCGATTCCGAGGGTGAGAACGACCCTAAGTGGCTGCAAACAAAGACAATGATGATGATCGATGACTTTACGGACGTGAACGAGGGCGAGAAGGAACTGATGAAAATGTGGAATCTACATGTGATGAAGTATGGATATGTGGGAGACTGCCAGATACCACTAGCTTGCCAAATGTTCTTAGAGAATAAGGGAAAGGAGTTGCTCATGAAGAACCTCTATCGCAACTTTGTATTGCACATGTGCAGCCTGTTTGATTTCGGGCTAATTAGCCCGGTGATATTGTATCAGACCATACAGAAATTGCAAGAAATCATGAAGGAAGGTGGTGAGGATGGGGACGTGCGTAAGGTTCTGCAGAAATCACACGAGGCGCAGGTGGAGCATTGGAGGGTTACAGGTGCACAATCGATGCATGACGCGTCTAAAACAAACAGTATAACGGCCAGTGCTAAGATTAATTTCAATGACGGTTCCTCGAGCTCGTCGAACGCCAGACGAAAAATGACATCGGCCTCTATGCCACTGGGTTCGCCCAACTCGCAGAACGTTAAGAACACGATGCACAACAATATGCACAATGTCAGTACGTAA
- the LOC105831809 gene encoding polycomb protein suz12-B isoform X1 has protein sequence MPPKKREKDLDGQKGPRMDQIQADHELFLQAFEKPTQIYRFLRTRNQISPIFLYRNLTYMRQRMSRSHKSRRGFKVDTILDKLIAKKKHEQNLGVRGYMTLTFLGFYDKRGCDNIVAQVSQDPVKVETLLLKICHKKRKDVSSPIMQVSVGTSEVPINPSESQPPPKAPTISIPNESFSLNNGHIAKTYMLLLRVYCMSNNGCLITNCDLEEPAQKRRKSTTGTLKINGEEVKQYGSELTVYDKHNRCLLTDGEYELGLQEMQTNVRSSPKKHSSWETVADIKDCEPFDMFRQGPTLKFRLSWTMEPSNGLVDRPIPIPPIPNGDNKENRSANAGFERSSVNHNNNSTNNNNNATLPTPSPLTPSSRMSISNEKVDANANGTQQIVYQFLYNNNSRQQTEACEDLHCPWCSLDCGKLYSLLKHLKLCHSRFTFTYVPIPQGARIDVAINECYDGSYAGSPHELISQPSSISFSRTGPTRRTSVTNILVCRPKRTKPSLSEFLELDENEFESQRPYITGHNRLYHHTVTCLPIYPKEMDIDSEGENDPKWLQTKTMMMIDDFTDVNEGEKELMKMWNLHVMKYGYVGDCQIPLACQMFLENKGKELLMKNLYRNFVLHMCSLFDFGLISPVILYQTIQKLQEIMKEGGEDGDVRKVLQKSHEAQVEHWRVTGAQSMHDASKTNSITASAKINFNDGSSSSSNARRKMTSASMPLGSPNSQNVKNTMHNNMHNVST, from the exons ATGCCGCCGAAGAAGCGAGAGAAGGATCTCGACGGGCAGAAGGGACCTCGTATGGATCAAATCCAGGCCGACCACGAACTCTTTCTGCAGGCCTTCGAAA aacCAACGCAGATTTACCGATTCCTCCGCACAAGAAATCAAATTTCA ccAATATTTCTGTATAGAAACTTAACATATATGCGACAACGTATGTCCAGAAGTCACAAATCACGACGAGGTTTTAAAGTGGATACCATTTTGGATAAATTAATAGCAAAAAAGAAGCACGAACAGAATCTCGGTGTCCGCGGATACATGACTCTTACGTTCTTAGGATTTTACGACAAAAGAg GTTGTGATAATATTGTAGCTCAAGTATCGCAGGACCCTGTCAAAGTAGAAACATTGTTATTGAAAATCTGCcacaagaaaagaaaagacgTTAGCTCGCCTATCATGCAA GTGTCAGTTGGTACGAGCGAGGTCCCGATCAATCCTTCCGAGAGTCAGCCTCCGCCAAAAGCACCCACAATTTCCATACCCAATGAATCTTTCAGCTTAAATAATGGTCATATAGCGAAGACTTATATGCTTTTGCTCAGGGTTTACTGCATGTCTAACAATGGCTGCCTTATAACTAACTGTGATTTAGAAG AACCAGCTCAAAAACGTCGTAAATCAACCACGGGCACATTAAAGATTAATGGCGAAGAAGTGAAACAGTACGGCTCGGAGCTTACCGTGTATGACAAGCACAATCGATGCCTGTTGACTGACGGCGAGTATGAATTAGGTTTGCAGGAAATGCAGACCAATGTTAGGTCTAGCCCTAAGAAGCACAGCTCATGGGAAACTGTGGCCGACATCAAAGACTGCGAACCGTTCGACATGTTTAGACAAGGACCGACGTTAAAATTCCGGCTTAGTTGGACGATGGAACCAAGCAACGGTCTGGTGGATAGACCAATACCGATACCTCCGATACCGAACGGTGACAATAAAGAGAATCGATCGGCCAATG CTGGTTTTGAACGTTCTTCCGTAAATCACAATAATAATagcacaaataataataataacgcaaCACTGCCAACGCCTAGTCCGCTAACGCCCTCGTCGAGAATGAGCATCTCCAACGAGAAAGTGGACGCTAACGCTAACGGAACACAGCAAATAGTCTAtcaatttttgtacaataataacAGCCGGCAACAGACAGAGGCCTGCGAAGACCTACACTGCCCCTGGTGCTCGTTGGACTGTGGCAAACTGTACTCGCTTTTAAAGCATTTGAAGTTGTGTCATTCGCGATTCACATTCACATACGTG CCAATTCCACAAGGTGCCCGAATTGACGTAGCAATAAATGAATGCTATGATGGTTCGTATGCAGGTAGTCCTCATGAATTAATTTCACAACCATCTAGTATATCTTTTTCAAGGACAGGACCAACAAGACGTACTAGTGTGACGAATATTCTGGTTTGCCGTCCGAAGAGAACAAAGCCAAGCCTGTCTGAGTTTCTTGAACTCGACGAGAATGAGTTTGAAAGTCAGAGGCCTTACATCACCGGCCACAACAG ACTGTATCATCATACTGTGACCTGTCTGCCTATATATCCCAAAGAGATGGATATCGATTCCGAGGGTGAGAACGACCCTAAGTGGCTGCAAACAAAGACAATGATGATGATCGATGACTTTACGGACGTGAACGAGGGCGAGAAGGAACTGATGAAAATGTGGAATCTACATGTGATGAAGTATGGATATGTGGGAGACTGCCAGATACCACTAGCTTGCCAAATGTTCTTAGAGAATAAGGGAAAGGAGTTGCTCATGAAGAACCTCTATCGCAACTTTGTATTGCACATGTGCAGCCTGTTTGATTTCGGGCTAATTAGCCCGGTGATATTGTATCAGACCATACAGAAATTGCAAGAAATCATGAAGGAAGGTGGTGAGGATGGGGACGTGCGTAAGGTTCTGCAGAAATCACACGAGGCGCAGGTGGAGCATTGGAGGGTTACAGGTGCACAATCGATGCATGACGCGTCTAAAACAAACAGTATAACGGCCAGTGCTAAGATTAATTTCAATGACGGTTCCTCGAGCTCGTCGAACGCCAGACGAAAAATGACATCGGCCTCTATGCCACTGGGTTCGCCCAACTCGCAGAACGTTAAGAACACGATGCACAACAATATGCACAATGTCAGTACGTAA
- the LOC105831809 gene encoding polycomb protein suz12-B isoform X2, protein MPPKKREKDLDGQKGPRMDQIQADHELFLQAFEKPTQIYRFLRTRNQISPIFLYRNLTYMRQRMSRSHKSRRGFKVDTILDKLIAKKKHEQNLGVRGYMTLTFLGFYDKRAQVSQDPVKVETLLLKICHKKRKDVSSPIMQVSVGTSEVPINPSESQPPPKAPTISIPNESFSLNNGHIAKTYMLLLRVYCMSNNGCLITNCDLEEPAQKRRKSTTGTLKINGEEVKQYGSELTVYDKHNRCLLTDGEYELGLQEMQTNVRSSPKKHSSWETVADIKDCEPFDMFRQGPTLKFRLSWTMEPSNGLVDRPIPIPPIPNGDNKENRSANAGFERSSVNHNNNSTNNNNNATLPTPSPLTPSSRMSISNEKVDANANGTQQIVYQFLYNNNSRQQTEACEDLHCPWCSLDCGKLYSLLKHLKLCHSRFTFTYVPIPQGARIDVAINECYDGSYAGSPHELISQPSSISFSRTGPTRRTSVTNILVCRPKRTKPSLSEFLELDENEFESQRPYITGHNRLYHHTVTCLPIYPKEMDIDSEGENDPKWLQTKTMMMIDDFTDVNEGEKELMKMWNLHVMKYGYVGDCQIPLACQMFLENKGKELLMKNLYRNFVLHMCSLFDFGLISPVILYQTIQKLQEIMKEGGEDGDVRKVLQKSHEAQVEHWRVTGAQSMHDASKTNSITASAKINFNDGSSSSSNARRKMTSASMPLGSPNSQNVKNTMHNNMHNVST, encoded by the exons ATGCCGCCGAAGAAGCGAGAGAAGGATCTCGACGGGCAGAAGGGACCTCGTATGGATCAAATCCAGGCCGACCACGAACTCTTTCTGCAGGCCTTCGAAA aacCAACGCAGATTTACCGATTCCTCCGCACAAGAAATCAAATTTCA ccAATATTTCTGTATAGAAACTTAACATATATGCGACAACGTATGTCCAGAAGTCACAAATCACGACGAGGTTTTAAAGTGGATACCATTTTGGATAAATTAATAGCAAAAAAGAAGCACGAACAGAATCTCGGTGTCCGCGGATACATGACTCTTACGTTCTTAGGATTTTACGACAAAAGAg CTCAAGTATCGCAGGACCCTGTCAAAGTAGAAACATTGTTATTGAAAATCTGCcacaagaaaagaaaagacgTTAGCTCGCCTATCATGCAA GTGTCAGTTGGTACGAGCGAGGTCCCGATCAATCCTTCCGAGAGTCAGCCTCCGCCAAAAGCACCCACAATTTCCATACCCAATGAATCTTTCAGCTTAAATAATGGTCATATAGCGAAGACTTATATGCTTTTGCTCAGGGTTTACTGCATGTCTAACAATGGCTGCCTTATAACTAACTGTGATTTAGAAG AACCAGCTCAAAAACGTCGTAAATCAACCACGGGCACATTAAAGATTAATGGCGAAGAAGTGAAACAGTACGGCTCGGAGCTTACCGTGTATGACAAGCACAATCGATGCCTGTTGACTGACGGCGAGTATGAATTAGGTTTGCAGGAAATGCAGACCAATGTTAGGTCTAGCCCTAAGAAGCACAGCTCATGGGAAACTGTGGCCGACATCAAAGACTGCGAACCGTTCGACATGTTTAGACAAGGACCGACGTTAAAATTCCGGCTTAGTTGGACGATGGAACCAAGCAACGGTCTGGTGGATAGACCAATACCGATACCTCCGATACCGAACGGTGACAATAAAGAGAATCGATCGGCCAATG CTGGTTTTGAACGTTCTTCCGTAAATCACAATAATAATagcacaaataataataataacgcaaCACTGCCAACGCCTAGTCCGCTAACGCCCTCGTCGAGAATGAGCATCTCCAACGAGAAAGTGGACGCTAACGCTAACGGAACACAGCAAATAGTCTAtcaatttttgtacaataataacAGCCGGCAACAGACAGAGGCCTGCGAAGACCTACACTGCCCCTGGTGCTCGTTGGACTGTGGCAAACTGTACTCGCTTTTAAAGCATTTGAAGTTGTGTCATTCGCGATTCACATTCACATACGTG CCAATTCCACAAGGTGCCCGAATTGACGTAGCAATAAATGAATGCTATGATGGTTCGTATGCAGGTAGTCCTCATGAATTAATTTCACAACCATCTAGTATATCTTTTTCAAGGACAGGACCAACAAGACGTACTAGTGTGACGAATATTCTGGTTTGCCGTCCGAAGAGAACAAAGCCAAGCCTGTCTGAGTTTCTTGAACTCGACGAGAATGAGTTTGAAAGTCAGAGGCCTTACATCACCGGCCACAACAG ACTGTATCATCATACTGTGACCTGTCTGCCTATATATCCCAAAGAGATGGATATCGATTCCGAGGGTGAGAACGACCCTAAGTGGCTGCAAACAAAGACAATGATGATGATCGATGACTTTACGGACGTGAACGAGGGCGAGAAGGAACTGATGAAAATGTGGAATCTACATGTGATGAAGTATGGATATGTGGGAGACTGCCAGATACCACTAGCTTGCCAAATGTTCTTAGAGAATAAGGGAAAGGAGTTGCTCATGAAGAACCTCTATCGCAACTTTGTATTGCACATGTGCAGCCTGTTTGATTTCGGGCTAATTAGCCCGGTGATATTGTATCAGACCATACAGAAATTGCAAGAAATCATGAAGGAAGGTGGTGAGGATGGGGACGTGCGTAAGGTTCTGCAGAAATCACACGAGGCGCAGGTGGAGCATTGGAGGGTTACAGGTGCACAATCGATGCATGACGCGTCTAAAACAAACAGTATAACGGCCAGTGCTAAGATTAATTTCAATGACGGTTCCTCGAGCTCGTCGAACGCCAGACGAAAAATGACATCGGCCTCTATGCCACTGGGTTCGCCCAACTCGCAGAACGTTAAGAACACGATGCACAACAATATGCACAATGTCAGTACGTAA
- the LOC105831809 gene encoding polycomb protein suz12-B isoform X4, whose translation MPPKKREKDLDGQKGPRMDQIQADHELFLQAFEKPTQIYRFLRTRNQISPIFLYRNLTYMRQRMSRSHKSRRGFKVDTILDKLIAKKKHEQNLGVRGYMTLTFLGFYDKRAQVSQDPVKVETLLLKICHKKRKDVSSPIMQVSVGTSEVPINPSESQPPPKAPTISIPNESFSLNNGHIAKTYMLLLRVYCMSNNGCLITNCDLEEPAQKRRKSTTGTLKINGEEVKQYGSELTVYDKHNRCLLTDGEYELGLQEMQTNVRSSPKKHSSWETVADIKDCEPFDMFRQGPTLKFRLSWTMEPSNGLVDRPIPIPPIPNGDNKENRSANAGFERSSVNHNNNSTNNNNNATLPTPSPLTPSSRMSISNEKVDANANGTQQIVYQFLYNNNSRQQTEACEDLHCPWCSLDCGKLYSLLKHLKLCHSRFTFTYVPIPQGARIDVAINECYDGPTRRTSVTNILVCRPKRTKPSLSEFLELDENEFESQRPYITGHNRLYHHTVTCLPIYPKEMDIDSEGENDPKWLQTKTMMMIDDFTDVNEGEKELMKMWNLHVMKYGYVGDCQIPLACQMFLENKGKELLMKNLYRNFVLHMCSLFDFGLISPVILYQTIQKLQEIMKEGGEDGDVRKVLQKSHEAQVEHWRVTGAQSMHDASKTNSITASAKINFNDGSSSSSNARRKMTSASMPLGSPNSQNVKNTMHNNMHNVST comes from the exons ATGCCGCCGAAGAAGCGAGAGAAGGATCTCGACGGGCAGAAGGGACCTCGTATGGATCAAATCCAGGCCGACCACGAACTCTTTCTGCAGGCCTTCGAAA aacCAACGCAGATTTACCGATTCCTCCGCACAAGAAATCAAATTTCA ccAATATTTCTGTATAGAAACTTAACATATATGCGACAACGTATGTCCAGAAGTCACAAATCACGACGAGGTTTTAAAGTGGATACCATTTTGGATAAATTAATAGCAAAAAAGAAGCACGAACAGAATCTCGGTGTCCGCGGATACATGACTCTTACGTTCTTAGGATTTTACGACAAAAGAg CTCAAGTATCGCAGGACCCTGTCAAAGTAGAAACATTGTTATTGAAAATCTGCcacaagaaaagaaaagacgTTAGCTCGCCTATCATGCAA GTGTCAGTTGGTACGAGCGAGGTCCCGATCAATCCTTCCGAGAGTCAGCCTCCGCCAAAAGCACCCACAATTTCCATACCCAATGAATCTTTCAGCTTAAATAATGGTCATATAGCGAAGACTTATATGCTTTTGCTCAGGGTTTACTGCATGTCTAACAATGGCTGCCTTATAACTAACTGTGATTTAGAAG AACCAGCTCAAAAACGTCGTAAATCAACCACGGGCACATTAAAGATTAATGGCGAAGAAGTGAAACAGTACGGCTCGGAGCTTACCGTGTATGACAAGCACAATCGATGCCTGTTGACTGACGGCGAGTATGAATTAGGTTTGCAGGAAATGCAGACCAATGTTAGGTCTAGCCCTAAGAAGCACAGCTCATGGGAAACTGTGGCCGACATCAAAGACTGCGAACCGTTCGACATGTTTAGACAAGGACCGACGTTAAAATTCCGGCTTAGTTGGACGATGGAACCAAGCAACGGTCTGGTGGATAGACCAATACCGATACCTCCGATACCGAACGGTGACAATAAAGAGAATCGATCGGCCAATG CTGGTTTTGAACGTTCTTCCGTAAATCACAATAATAATagcacaaataataataataacgcaaCACTGCCAACGCCTAGTCCGCTAACGCCCTCGTCGAGAATGAGCATCTCCAACGAGAAAGTGGACGCTAACGCTAACGGAACACAGCAAATAGTCTAtcaatttttgtacaataataacAGCCGGCAACAGACAGAGGCCTGCGAAGACCTACACTGCCCCTGGTGCTCGTTGGACTGTGGCAAACTGTACTCGCTTTTAAAGCATTTGAAGTTGTGTCATTCGCGATTCACATTCACATACGTG CCAATTCCACAAGGTGCCCGAATTGACGTAGCAATAAATGAATGCTATGATG GACCAACAAGACGTACTAGTGTGACGAATATTCTGGTTTGCCGTCCGAAGAGAACAAAGCCAAGCCTGTCTGAGTTTCTTGAACTCGACGAGAATGAGTTTGAAAGTCAGAGGCCTTACATCACCGGCCACAACAG ACTGTATCATCATACTGTGACCTGTCTGCCTATATATCCCAAAGAGATGGATATCGATTCCGAGGGTGAGAACGACCCTAAGTGGCTGCAAACAAAGACAATGATGATGATCGATGACTTTACGGACGTGAACGAGGGCGAGAAGGAACTGATGAAAATGTGGAATCTACATGTGATGAAGTATGGATATGTGGGAGACTGCCAGATACCACTAGCTTGCCAAATGTTCTTAGAGAATAAGGGAAAGGAGTTGCTCATGAAGAACCTCTATCGCAACTTTGTATTGCACATGTGCAGCCTGTTTGATTTCGGGCTAATTAGCCCGGTGATATTGTATCAGACCATACAGAAATTGCAAGAAATCATGAAGGAAGGTGGTGAGGATGGGGACGTGCGTAAGGTTCTGCAGAAATCACACGAGGCGCAGGTGGAGCATTGGAGGGTTACAGGTGCACAATCGATGCATGACGCGTCTAAAACAAACAGTATAACGGCCAGTGCTAAGATTAATTTCAATGACGGTTCCTCGAGCTCGTCGAACGCCAGACGAAAAATGACATCGGCCTCTATGCCACTGGGTTCGCCCAACTCGCAGAACGTTAAGAACACGATGCACAACAATATGCACAATGTCAGTACGTAA